GACGGGACGTTGATATCTGCTTAGGATGATTCGCCAAATAACGCAGAATGTCCTGACCAATTGTTTGAAGGTCTTGGGCTTTCTGTTGGATGAATTCATTTCGGATGCCTTCTTCAAATCTTTGCGTCCGCTCAAGGCTTTCTTGGGCCTCTTGATAGATTTGTTGTAGTTCTTCACCGTTTTTCAGTTGATCAATTTCAATATTACCAATCTTATGGACTGGTTGGGTAATCAGGTAAATGGCAAAGAATAAGGCAACAGCGAAAATTAAACTGAGCCAAATTGGCCATTCAAAGCCGAGGTAGAAGACTGCAAAGCCGACGCCACCAGCGATGGCACCGAATATATTGGCTTTTGCTGCTTTGTCCATACTAGTTATATCCTTTCACTTTTTGGAAGGCACCGATTAAGTCCTTGCGCCCATCAAAAACCCGAGCCCGACTTAACTGGGCTAATGCTTCGAGTTCTTCATCAGAAGCGTCCCCATATTGAATTGAGAAGATGGGAATATCCTTGTTGACCTTTTGGTAGATTTCCTTTAATTCTTCAAAGCTCATATCCCCATTCGCCACTCCGTCACTGAGGACGACAATTGCCGGTGTATAATCATCGGTTGCGTCTGGATAATCTTGATCAATGATTCTTAAGGCTTCCGCAACCCCCTCATAAAGAGCAGTCCCGCCACCTACCGGCAAGTCCATGGCATAAGTATATAGGGCTGAGAGTTCAGAGTCATTACCCAATCCGACCTCAACTTCTCCGACATCTTCTGCAAACGGCACAATATAGGTTTCATCCTGACTTGTTGGGAGTAAGAGATTCTGGCTTGCATTCTCAGGAATGAGTACTTGTTCTAAAGCTGCCATCATCTGTTCATGCCCTTCACCGTTCATGCTGCCTGAGTAATCAAGAACGTAGAGGGTTAAGCCAGGTTTCTTGAATTCGGTTTGATAAAGGGTTAGGGCTTCTTGAATGGTGCTGGCTTGAGGCCAACGTACTGGTGAAATAACTCGATCTAAGTCAATGCCCCACTCTGCTGGATAAGCTTGTTGATTAGCTTCGCGCACTTCACCATAAGCTGAACGGCGTCCGGTCGCTTCAATCGCTGACTGGGTTTCATCCGCGAGTAAGTAGGATTGAAACGCTAGAAAGGCTTCTTCTTTCGCATCTTCTTCATGGTCAACGTAGGCTAAGGGCGAATCACTGATGGACAGGGCATCTTCTGGGTAGACAAGGTATAAGGGCTCTTTCCCTTGCTCGATGAGTTGGTGATTGGCTTGAATAATCAATGTTTCATAATTGACCATGGCGTCGTAATTGCCTTGCAAGAACAAATCTACCAACCAATTTGAACTGCCGGAAGAGCGGTTGACACCAGAAAGCAGCTGGGTAATCTCTTTATGTAACGTTGGATCTGCTAAATCCTCACTGGTCAAACTATCCGGA
This region of Suicoccus acidiformans genomic DNA includes:
- a CDS encoding 5-bromo-4-chloroindolyl phosphate hydrolysis family protein; the encoded protein is MDKAAKANIFGAIAGGVGFAVFYLGFEWPIWLSLIFAVALFFAIYLITQPVHKIGNIEIDQLKNGEELQQIYQEAQESLERTQRFEEGIRNEFIQQKAQDLQTIGQDILRYLANHPKQISTSRHFLDYYLPTAEKIVGNYYQLEEANVSASKMEAIQEQTSESLDLLTKIYARQRDSYHTDTMLALEVETELLEKTIELGGEEL
- a CDS encoding substrate-binding and vWA domain-containing protein, translating into MRALKYCLVLILSVFLVGCADASEGDASSDSNGQYAFQGGSGEADLTIVAGSENEILEPIIQEYAESEGVTIGIDYMGSLDIMRLLQSGEVPYDAVWPASSIWLDLGDEQHLLKYEAVTSISPIVFGVRDSLAEQLGFKDGSVQLDDIMQAIESGQLNFAMTSATQSNSGASAYIGFLTALSDTPDSLTSEDLADPTLHKEITQLLSGVNRSSGSSNWLVDLFLQGNYDAMVNYETLIIQANHQLIEQGKEPLYLVYPEDALSISDSPLAYVDHEEDAKEEAFLAFQSYLLADETQSAIEATGRRSAYGEVREANQQAYPAEWGIDLDRVISPVRWPQASTIQEALTLYQTEFKKPGLTLYVLDYSGSMNGEGHEQMMAALEQVLIPENASQNLLLPTSQDETYIVPFAEDVGEVEVGLGNDSELSALYTYAMDLPVGGGTALYEGVAEALRIIDQDYPDATDDYTPAIVVLSDGVANGDMSFEELKEIYQKVNKDIPIFSIQYGDASDEELEALAQLSRARVFDGRKDLIGAFQKVKGYN